In Dehalococcoidia bacterium, the DNA window ATCGCCGACGCTCAATTCGAGATAAGTCCGAGCCAGCGTTGATTTTATATTCTTTTGTTCGATTAATCTCAGCCACTCGTTAAAGAGAGCTTCGTCGTATTCCTCCGGCGAGGCATAGGAGATGTCGGGATAGAGCACCTCTCCCACCTGGTAGCGGTTAAGCACCTCTACCAGCCCCGTCATGTGGTCGGCGTGCGGGTGGGTCATCACCACCAACTCGATGCTCCGGTCCCAGAAGGGCAGCCTTTTTCCCAGTTCCGTAGTGATGGCCTGCGGGCTGGGGCCGCCGTCGATGAGAATGTCGAGGTTCCCCTGCCGTATCAGCGTGGCGTCTCCCTGCCCCACGTCCAGGAAATAGACATGCACCTTGTCATCGGGGCGTGATATCCAGGCCACCGTGCCGAGGATAAGCGCAATCACTAAGACGAGGGCAAGCCATTTCTTAATTGATTTTGAGTTCATATTTCTCTTTCCCTCTCCCCTTGTGGGAGAGGATTAAGGTG includes these proteins:
- a CDS encoding MBL fold metallo-hydrolase, with translation MNSKSIKKWLALVLVIALILGTVAWISRPDDKVHVYFLDVGQGDATLIRQGNLDILIDGGPSPQAITTELGKRLPFWDRSIELVVMTHPHADHMTGLVEVLNRYQVGEVLYPDISYASPEEYDEALFNEWLRLIEQKNIKSTLARTYLELSVGDIVIEVLNPPATPLSGTESDIDNNSVVLQVRAGEISFLVTGDLMWEGELEIAYERLLPQSTLLKVAHHGSDTSTSDEFLNVLMPQIAVISVGENDYGHPKAEVLERLAGRLGASNIYRTDKRGTIEFITDGRRLWVRGT